ATGATGACGTTTATTTTTGACGGAAAACTCAACCTGTGAAAATGACTGGATAAACGATGAAAAAGATTCTCTTACACATGATGATAGGGCTACTGCTTCTGGGCTGGAGCAGTAGTGTTTTCGCCGCGCAACCGGCGCTGGTGCAGTTTTCCACCATTGACGCGCTGCTCGGCGGTATGTATGACGGTGTGGCTACCATCGGCGAGTTGAAACAGCACGGTGATCTCGGCATTGGCACCTTTGACGGTCTCAACGGTGAGATGGTGGTGGTCGATGGACAGGTGTTTCGCGTTCCTGCCGATGGTCAGGTGGCTCCGGTCCGTGATGACGAGACTACGCCGTTTGCCTCAGTGATCCGTTTTGTGCCGACGCAGCAACAAAATGTGGCTCAGGGCACTGATCTTAGCGCTTTTACCGCGCAGATGGATGAGGCACTCGGTTCACCCAACCTGTTTTGTGCCTTCCGCATTGAGGGGCAATTCAAGCACGTGCGCACCCGCAGCGTTCCCAAGCAGAATAAACCCTATCCGCCATTGGTTGAGGTGGTCAAACACCAGCCGGTGTTCGAATTTGACAACGTGTGCGGTGTGATGGTTGGTTTTTACTGCCCGCCCTTTGTCAAAGGGGTCAACGTTCCCGGTTATCATCTCCATTTTTTGACGCAAGATCGCCAGCGTGGTGGTCATGTTCTTGCCTTTGACGTGCAGCAGGCGACCGTGGCGCTGCAACCGCTCCATCAGTTCACTCTGTTGTTGCCGCAAGGAGGGGATTTTTCAACGATGGATCTCTACCGTGATCGCGGTGCCGAATTGGAAAAGGTGGAAAAATAACGGCGAAGGGGCTGATAAGAACGTCACATCGTCTTCTGTTGCTCCTGAAGGCGCGCACTGTTATCGGCAGCGTGGCAAACGAAAAACGCCTTCACCGGTCAGGGCACTGCATGACTCATATTGCACAGAGGCGACTGTGCAGGAAGATTCATCTGTGCGATACGCGTGCGCAGATCACCGATAGACAGCCACAGTCCGTCTTGTTCTATACCCGGTTGCAGGGTGGTGAGCACCGTTTTAGCCACCCGCCAACGGTCTTCCGTGCCAAGCACGGAGGTCGTTTTTAATCCCCATAAGGTGTGCAGCACGATGGCGCGGCCTTGATGCTCTCCGACATACAGCATGATATGACCGGGCAGGTGGATCAGCGTGAGGAAGGGGATACCCTGCTGCAGAATCGTCTGCTCACGTTGTTCCGGGCTGAGTTCGGACAGCGGAATGATGGTGCCGACTTTGGCCTGCTGCGACGAATTACGTGGCAGCCACAGACCGAACGGGGCAAACAGGTCGCGCATGGTGGCTGAACAGTCACGACCACCGAATTGCTCGCCCCAGTCATAGGGCTGCCCCATCATGAGGGTCGCGACTTTGGCCAGATTGGCGGTGGTCAGCGGTACGGGAAAGGCGGCGACAGCGCTGGAGGCCATCGTCACATTACATAGCTTAGCGCGATGGTTTTCATCGGATATGGCGATCAGGAGTGTCGTTGTTGGTTGAGACTGCTGCACGGCGGGAAGCAGCATACCGATGCGACCGCTAAAGCGCCATTGCTTGTCGGCAGCGAAAATCCCATGATCATCCTCAACCACACCCACCAGAGGCAAGGCTTCTATCCTGTTGATTTGTGCCGTCGTAACCGCTGCCACCGCAGTGGTCGGTACCCACCCGTAAATCGCTGCTGTTTCGACGAAAACCCACGCCTGGTCGCTCGATTGATGGGTGATCAGCACCGGTGTGCCGGCGAACAGAGCCGCATGCTGCAACTGGTCAAATGGAAATCCCCGGCCGGGACGCTGCGGGTTGTTGAACAACGGTGCATGCGTGGGCAAGGCACGTGCTGAGCAGTGGCGCAGCATGATTGCCGGTTGATGGCGACTCGGATAGGTCTGTTGTTGGCTCAGGGCAACCAACGCCCGGCGCCGGTCTGGTGGCAAAGGACACAGGGTTGCTCCATAGACCGGATGATCGTTGATCCAGTCAATCGCCCAGAAAGGTCTTTGCGTGGTTTGCAACGGACCCGGACTGTGCCAGGGCAGATAGTGGCGGGAGCGCAGTGTGTCGGCCAGGCGCTGTTGTTCAATCGACTCAAGCAGCGGCTGGTCGCCATGTTGCGGATCGACAAAGGCCTGCGGATTCTGGGGAATCTTCTCCAGATCCAAGGGGTGTATTGAAGAGAGAGGCACAGAGCAGGCCGCCAACAACACAACCATGCCGACAAGGAGCAGGCGGCTGAGGACTCTTCCCTCAGCGACGGTCATCACGGCTGCGCAACCTCACGCATCTGCTCCTCATAAATCAGACGTCCGCTTTGGCTCTGTTTGAGATAGGGGATCAACTGAGCTAACGACAGCGGACTGCTGTAATAAAATCCTTGAATAATGCGACAACCCGCCTCGCGCAGGAGTTGTTTCTGTTCTTTTGTTTCCACACCCTCGGCGACGCAGTTGATATTGAGCGCGGCGGCCAGATTGAGCACGGCAATGACAATGGGCAGGCCGTTTTGTTCCCCGGCCAGATTGCAGATAAAAGAGCGATCAATTTTCACCGTGGAGACCGGCAGGGTCTGCAGGTAGCTCAGCGACGAATAGCCGGTGCCGAAGTCGTCGATGGCGACGCCGATGCCATGTTCCGCCAGGCTGTTGAGCAAGTTGGCACCGCGATCCATGTTTTTCATGATGTTGCTCTCAGTGATCTCTATTTCCAGGCGGTTGCCTTCAAGTTCATGTCGCGCGACGCTTTCGAGAATATTTTTGGTAAAACTGGGCCGTTCAAACTGCTGAATGGAGACATTGACGGCGATTTTCAAGCCATCCAGCGAACGTTCTTCAAGCAGGCGGCCATCACGGCAGGCCCGATCAATGGCCCATTGTCCCAGCTCACAAATCAAACTGCTCTGCTCAGCGACTGGAATAAATAATGACGGATTGAGAAGGCCCTGTTGTGGATGGTTCCAGCGGATCAGGGCTTCCAGGCCGACAACCCGTTGCGCGACAGGATCAATTTGCGGTTGATAATACAGTTCGAATTGGTCCTGCTGCAGGCCTTGGCGAATGGCTGTTTCCATTTCAAGGGCGGAGACTTGGAGATGCTGGTGTTGCGGTTGATAAAGCAGGCAGCCGTGACGACCATTTTGTTTCACCTGGCATTTGGCCAGTTCCGCGCAACGGATCAGCTCTTCCCAAGTGGTGCCATCCTCGGGAAACGTGGCAATGCCGATGCTGAACGTCAGCCTGAGGTCCTGGTCCTGATAGCTCATGGGGATCGAGCAGCTTTGATTGATTTTTTCCGCAATACGCTGGGCATCCTGGGCGGTCTTGATATTGGGCAGCAATAACAGAAATTCGTCGCCGCCGATGCGGGCGAGGGTGTCTTCTTCGCGCAGATTGCTGCGCAGGCGCTGGGTGATCCGCTGGAGGATTTTGTCACCGGCCAGGTGGCCGAGACTGTCGTTGATCATCCTGAAGCGGTCAATGTCAAGAAACAGCACGGCCAGATTGTGGCTGTTGCGTCGCGCCTGGGCCAGGGCCATGTGGAGTCGGTCGTGAAACAGAGTGCGGTTGGGCAGGTCGGTCAGGTGGTCGTGATATTGATGATAATGTTGTAAAGCCTCGGAACGCTTGCGTTCGGTAATGTCACGAATAACACCGTAGGTACCGATAAACTCCTCGTTATCGCCTCGTCCGGAGCGATAGACGCCCATGGAGGTCAACTCCACCGACAGGCTACGCGCCTCGACGAAACGGATCTCTTTATTGTGGCGATTAAGCAGGCGCAATTCAACGGCATGAGACGCCCGATCTCCGGTGCGCCGCTCATTGAAGACGAATTGGGCCTTCTCCAGATCTTCACCATAGACAATCGATGAATAATGCTGACCAATCAACTTTTTTTCGCTGTAACCGAGCAGGGACTGGACACGTTTGTTAACAAACGAAAAGCGCCCCTCCTGATCCAGCATGTAAATGATATCCGGCGAGTTGTTGACGATAAAACGATGCAGAGCTTCCGAGCCTTTGAGTTCTTCCTGAATCTGGTTGTAGCGGTGTTGGGTTTGGACCTTGGTGATCTGGTTGGTGACGGTTTTCACCAGATTGGCGGGTAGATACGGCTTGCGCAGAAAATCACAGGCGCCATTACGCAATGACAGTGTGGCATGATCAAAGCTTGATTCACCACTGACGACAATCAGCCGGGTGGCGATCTGGTGATCCTGGATGTAGCGCATGATGTCATGCCCGGTGCCGTCCGGAAGGTTGAGGTCAACCAACGCCAGAGAGAAGTTGTCCATTTGAAGCCATTTGACCGCCTCAGAAACGGATTCGGCCTGGATCAGGCGATGACCAAGGGGTTTGAGCAGGTCGCAAACGCTTTGCCGGGCACGTTGCTCATCATCAATGATCAGGATTGAGATCGGCACAGCGCTGTGCGTCGAGGACGAAGGGGCAAATACTTCGGGGAACAGCAGCGCTTGGTGAGAGAGCGAAAAGTTAGGCATGGCTCTGTTCACTCCTTTCTGGCAGTGACCGGGGGAGTAACAGTTGGAAGCGGGTTCCGCTTGTGGACGACGAGCAACTGATTTCTCCCTGAAGTTGATCAACAAGCTTTTTGACGATGCTTAATCCGAGGCCGGAATGTCCCTCTTTGCCGCTGGTAATCGGCTGAAACAGCTGATTGAACATCTCTTGAGGAATGCCCGGTCCATTATCGCGCAGGTCAATTTCGAAAAAGTGCTGGCCGTTTTTATACAGATTATCGCGTGTCGTCAGCCAGACTTCACCCTGGGGCGGCAGCGCCTCCGAGGCATTCTTCAGCAGGTTGACCAGAATTTGTTTCAAACTGCTGACGCCGCAGTGTACTGGCGGCAATGAGCGATCCAGTTCGAGGTGCAGCGTCTGTTGCCGTGGTTTGTACATGGACTGTGTTAGCAGGACGTGAAGTTTTTCAATCAAGCGATTAATGTCCACGTGATCAGGCGTCGTCCGCTCTTCATCCGTATTCATCAGATGTTTCAGACCGGAGACCATGGTTCCGACCCGCGCCATCTCTTCCTGAATGATATTCAGCTGCCCTG
This region of uncultured Desulfuromonas sp. genomic DNA includes:
- the budA gene encoding acetolactate decarboxylase gives rise to the protein MKKILLHMMIGLLLLGWSSSVFAAQPALVQFSTIDALLGGMYDGVATIGELKQHGDLGIGTFDGLNGEMVVVDGQVFRVPADGQVAPVRDDETTPFASVIRFVPTQQQNVAQGTDLSAFTAQMDEALGSPNLFCAFRIEGQFKHVRTRSVPKQNKPYPPLVEVVKHQPVFEFDNVCGVMVGFYCPPFVKGVNVPGYHLHFLTQDRQRGGHVLAFDVQQATVALQPLHQFTLLLPQGGDFSTMDLYRDRGAELEKVEK
- a CDS encoding SH3 domain-containing protein, whose translation is MTVAEGRVLSRLLLVGMVVLLAACSVPLSSIHPLDLEKIPQNPQAFVDPQHGDQPLLESIEQQRLADTLRSRHYLPWHSPGPLQTTQRPFWAIDWINDHPVYGATLCPLPPDRRRALVALSQQQTYPSRHQPAIMLRHCSARALPTHAPLFNNPQRPGRGFPFDQLQHAALFAGTPVLITHQSSDQAWVFVETAAIYGWVPTTAVAAVTTAQINRIEALPLVGVVEDDHGIFAADKQWRFSGRIGMLLPAVQQSQPTTTLLIAISDENHRAKLCNVTMASSAVAAFPVPLTTANLAKVATLMMGQPYDWGEQFGGRDCSATMRDLFAPFGLWLPRNSSQQAKVGTIIPLSELSPEQREQTILQQGIPFLTLIHLPGHIMLYVGEHQGRAIVLHTLWGLKTTSVLGTEDRWRVAKTVLTTLQPGIEQDGLWLSIGDLRTRIAQMNLPAQSPLCNMSHAVP
- a CDS encoding EAL domain-containing protein, encoding MPNFSLSHQALLFPEVFAPSSSTHSAVPISILIIDDEQRARQSVCDLLKPLGHRLIQAESVSEAVKWLQMDNFSLALVDLNLPDGTGHDIMRYIQDHQIATRLIVVSGESSFDHATLSLRNGACDFLRKPYLPANLVKTVTNQITKVQTQHRYNQIQEELKGSEALHRFIVNNSPDIIYMLDQEGRFSFVNKRVQSLLGYSEKKLIGQHYSSIVYGEDLEKAQFVFNERRTGDRASHAVELRLLNRHNKEIRFVEARSLSVELTSMGVYRSGRGDNEEFIGTYGVIRDITERKRSEALQHYHQYHDHLTDLPNRTLFHDRLHMALAQARRNSHNLAVLFLDIDRFRMINDSLGHLAGDKILQRITQRLRSNLREEDTLARIGGDEFLLLLPNIKTAQDAQRIAEKINQSCSIPMSYQDQDLRLTFSIGIATFPEDGTTWEELIRCAELAKCQVKQNGRHGCLLYQPQHQHLQVSALEMETAIRQGLQQDQFELYYQPQIDPVAQRVVGLEALIRWNHPQQGLLNPSLFIPVAEQSSLICELGQWAIDRACRDGRLLEERSLDGLKIAVNVSIQQFERPSFTKNILESVARHELEGNRLEIEITESNIMKNMDRGANLLNSLAEHGIGVAIDDFGTGYSSLSYLQTLPVSTVKIDRSFICNLAGEQNGLPIVIAVLNLAAALNINCVAEGVETKEQKQLLREAGCRIIQGFYYSSPLSLAQLIPYLKQSQSGRLIYEEQMREVAQP